In Pseudonocardia sp. EC080619-01, the following proteins share a genomic window:
- a CDS encoding DUF1028 domain-containing protein, whose protein sequence is MTFSIAARHDGRFGMAVSSSSPAVAARCLHLRPSVGVVGSQNITDPRLGGLVLDRLAVHGDAGRALREVGAQTTDLDYRQLTAIGPTGTAAWFSGKHTLGMHAAVVGADCVAAGNMLTGTHVPQAMVDAFGAATGELEQRLLEALRAGLDAGGEEGPVHSAGLAVVADVEWRVTDLRVDWADYPVEHLADTLEIWLPQRDDYVRRGLDPAAAPSYGVPGDDR, encoded by the coding sequence GTGACCTTCTCCATCGCAGCCCGCCACGACGGCCGGTTCGGGATGGCGGTCAGCTCGTCGAGCCCCGCGGTCGCGGCCCGTTGCCTGCATCTGCGCCCGAGCGTCGGCGTCGTCGGCTCGCAGAACATCACCGACCCCCGCCTCGGCGGGCTCGTCCTCGACCGGCTGGCCGTGCACGGCGACGCCGGACGGGCGCTGAGAGAGGTCGGCGCGCAGACCACCGACCTGGACTACCGGCAGCTGACCGCGATCGGGCCGACCGGCACGGCTGCCTGGTTCAGCGGCAAGCACACGCTCGGCATGCACGCCGCCGTCGTCGGCGCGGACTGCGTGGCCGCCGGGAACATGCTGACCGGGACCCACGTGCCGCAGGCCATGGTGGACGCGTTCGGGGCCGCGACCGGCGAGCTCGAGCAGCGACTGCTCGAGGCGCTGCGGGCCGGGCTCGACGCCGGCGGCGAGGAGGGACCCGTGCACTCGGCCGGACTGGCCGTCGTCGCCGACGTTGAGTGGCGGGTCACCGACCTGCGGGTCGACTGGGCCGACTATCCGGTCGAGCACCTCGCCGACACCCTCGAGATCTGGCTGCCGCAGCGCGACGATTACGTCCGCCGCGGGCTGGACCCGGCAGCCGCACCGTCCTACGGCGTTCCGGGTGACGACCGGTGA
- a CDS encoding RidA family protein, which produces MPTHTRIRPFNTRDTYPEQNLDNDLCQAVVAGNTVYVRGQIGQDLDTSESVGIGDVGAQAEQAMANIDMLLRESGSRMEHLVKLTIYLVDPRYRETVYRTVGRWTKGVHPISTGVVVSALARPEWLCEIDATAVIPEGDK; this is translated from the coding sequence ATGCCGACCCACACCCGGATCCGCCCGTTCAACACCCGCGACACCTACCCCGAGCAGAACCTCGACAACGACCTCTGCCAGGCCGTCGTCGCCGGGAACACGGTCTACGTGCGCGGCCAGATCGGCCAAGACCTCGACACCAGCGAGTCCGTCGGGATCGGCGACGTCGGAGCGCAGGCCGAGCAGGCCATGGCGAACATTGACATGCTGCTGCGCGAGTCCGGGAGCCGGATGGAGCACCTGGTCAAGCTGACCATCTACCTGGTGGACCCGCGCTACCGCGAGACCGTCTACCGGACGGTCGGGCGCTGGACCAAGGGTGTCCACCCGATCTCCACCGGCGTCGTCGTCTCGGCCCTGGCCCGCCCGGAGTGGCTGTGCGAGATCGACGCGACCGCCGTCATCCCGGAGGGCGACAAGTGA
- a CDS encoding NAD(P)/FAD-dependent oxidoreductase gives MSHLETEVVVVGGGQAGVAMSEHLGAHGIPHLVLERDRIAERWRTGRWDSLVANGPAWHDRFPGLEFTDVHPDGFASKEQVADYFVAYAEKIDAPVHTGVEVYGVRRHTGRPGFHVQTSDGTIDARYVVAATGPFQTPVVPAVVPADAGVVQIHSGDYRNPRQLPDGGVLVVGAGSSGVQIADELRRSGRGVHLSVGPHDRPPRSYRGRDFCWWLGVLNKWEAAAPPQGAEHVTIAVSGAHGGRTVDFRSLTADGITLVGMTRSFADGRLEFAPDLGDNIAGGDASYLAMLDEADAHVERNGLDLPEEPQAREFGPDPACVSDPLTGLDLAAAGITSIVWATGFASDYGWLQVDAFDGNGRPAHVRGVSTEPGVYFLGLPWQSRRGSSFIWGVWHDAAYLADQITIQRGYLAHAPAVATPGAA, from the coding sequence ATGTCGCATCTCGAGACCGAGGTGGTCGTCGTCGGCGGGGGCCAGGCCGGTGTCGCCATGAGTGAGCACCTGGGCGCGCACGGCATCCCGCACCTGGTCCTGGAGCGCGACCGGATCGCCGAGCGCTGGCGCACCGGGCGCTGGGACTCGCTCGTCGCGAACGGCCCGGCCTGGCACGACCGCTTCCCGGGGCTGGAGTTCACCGACGTGCACCCCGACGGGTTCGCGTCGAAGGAGCAGGTGGCGGACTACTTCGTCGCCTACGCCGAGAAGATCGACGCCCCGGTCCACACCGGGGTGGAGGTGTACGGCGTCCGGCGGCACACCGGGCGGCCGGGCTTTCACGTACAGACTTCCGACGGGACGATCGACGCACGGTATGTCGTCGCGGCCACCGGCCCGTTCCAGACGCCGGTCGTCCCGGCGGTCGTCCCAGCCGACGCCGGTGTGGTCCAGATCCACTCCGGCGACTACCGCAACCCCCGTCAACTCCCCGACGGCGGCGTCCTCGTCGTCGGGGCCGGCTCGTCGGGTGTGCAGATCGCGGACGAGCTTCGGCGCTCCGGCCGCGGGGTCCACCTGTCGGTCGGCCCGCACGACCGGCCCCCGCGCAGCTACCGGGGACGGGACTTCTGCTGGTGGCTGGGGGTCCTGAACAAGTGGGAGGCCGCCGCGCCGCCGCAGGGCGCCGAGCACGTCACGATCGCGGTGAGCGGCGCGCACGGTGGGCGCACCGTGGACTTCCGGTCCCTGACCGCTGATGGCATCACGCTGGTCGGGATGACCCGCTCGTTCGCCGACGGCCGGCTGGAGTTCGCGCCGGACCTGGGCGACAACATCGCCGGCGGCGACGCCTCGTACCTGGCGATGCTCGACGAAGCCGACGCCCACGTCGAGCGTAACGGCCTCGACCTGCCCGAGGAGCCGCAGGCGCGGGAGTTCGGGCCCGATCCGGCCTGCGTGAGCGACCCGCTGACCGGGCTCGACCTCGCCGCGGCCGGGATCACCTCAATCGTCTGGGCTACCGGCTTCGCCTCGGATTACGGCTGGCTTCAGGTCGACGCGTTCGACGGCAACGGACGTCCGGCGCACGTCCGCGGTGTCTCCACCGAACCCGGTGTCTACTTCCTCGGCCTGCCCTGGCAGTCGCGCCGCGGGTCGAGCTTCATCTGGGGTGTCTGGCACGACGCCGCCTACCTCGCCGACCAGATCACCATCCAGCGCGGCTACCTCGCGCACGCCCCCGCCGTCGCCACGCCCGGAGCAGCCTGA
- a CDS encoding MFS transporter gives MSDPLARSEADAALDAVVQADPASLRRSVAAGSIGVFVHWFDWAVYAYLATTIATVFFPAENRVAGVLSVFAVFAVSFGIRPLGAVVFGPLGDRIGRRRTLSIVIIVMSLATLAIGLLPGYATIGIAAPILLVAVRLAQGFAAGGEFGSAASFLAEYSPRARRGFGVSFLEIGSLLGFLAGSFAFYLLTVSLTPEQITAWGWRIPFLIAAPMGVIGYVIRTKIEDTPEYRALEATDSVSRSPVRELFRTNRRQMIQAAGIMTMMHVLFYAVLTYLVNYQTDHLGHSAESAALLSTFASLLGLFLVPAFGRLSDRIGRKPVLVTAAAVLLVVATPAFMLMQTGMVGTVVAALGLSVVLAAILGTHAVWSAEIFPTRTRQGGLSIAYNVTAALFAGTVPFFMTVLISATGSLMVPGPYLMVAAVIGLVAALSMRETAGSSLLQAQDLTPGRSASAPQLT, from the coding sequence GTGTCCGATCCCCTCGCACGTTCCGAAGCGGACGCCGCGCTCGACGCGGTCGTCCAGGCCGATCCTGCCTCGCTGCGCCGGAGCGTGGCCGCCGGGTCCATCGGCGTGTTCGTCCACTGGTTCGACTGGGCGGTCTATGCCTACCTGGCCACCACCATCGCGACGGTGTTCTTTCCGGCGGAGAACCGGGTCGCAGGCGTGCTGTCGGTGTTTGCCGTCTTCGCGGTGTCGTTCGGCATCCGCCCACTCGGTGCGGTGGTGTTCGGGCCGCTCGGCGACCGCATCGGGCGCCGGCGGACGCTCTCGATCGTCATCATCGTGATGTCGCTGGCGACCCTGGCGATCGGCCTGCTACCCGGTTACGCCACGATCGGCATCGCCGCCCCGATCCTGTTGGTCGCGGTCCGGCTCGCGCAGGGCTTCGCGGCCGGGGGTGAGTTCGGTAGCGCCGCCAGCTTCCTGGCCGAGTACTCGCCCCGCGCTCGGCGCGGGTTCGGCGTGAGCTTCCTTGAGATCGGGTCGCTGCTCGGCTTCCTCGCCGGATCCTTCGCGTTCTACCTGCTCACGGTCTCGCTGACGCCCGAGCAGATCACCGCGTGGGGCTGGCGGATCCCGTTCCTGATCGCTGCCCCGATGGGTGTCATCGGCTACGTCATCCGCACGAAGATCGAGGACACCCCCGAGTACCGCGCATTGGAGGCGACCGACTCGGTGTCGCGCAGCCCGGTCCGCGAGCTGTTCCGCACCAACCGGCGGCAGATGATCCAGGCGGCCGGGATCATGACGATGATGCACGTGCTGTTCTACGCGGTGCTGACCTACCTGGTGAACTACCAGACTGATCATCTGGGCCACTCCGCCGAGAGCGCCGCACTGCTTTCGACGTTCGCGTCGCTGCTCGGGCTGTTCCTGGTCCCGGCGTTCGGCCGGCTCTCCGACCGGATCGGGCGCAAGCCCGTCCTGGTCACCGCGGCCGCCGTGCTGCTGGTGGTGGCGACGCCCGCGTTCATGCTGATGCAGACCGGCATGGTCGGCACCGTGGTCGCGGCGCTCGGGCTGTCGGTGGTGCTCGCCGCGATCCTCGGTACGCACGCCGTCTGGTCCGCCGAGATCTTCCCGACCCGTACCCGCCAGGGCGGGTTGTCCATCGCCTACAACGTCACCGCCGCGCTGTTCGCCGGTACGGTGCCGTTTTTCATGACCGTCCTCATCTCGGCCACGGGCAGCCTCATGGTTCCCGGCCCGTACCTGATGGTCGCCGCGGTGATCGGCCTGGTCGCCGCCCTGAGCATGCGCGAGACGGCGGGGAGCTCCCTGCTGCAGGCGCAGGACCTGACCCCCGGTCGGTCCGCGTCCGCCCCCCAGCTCACCTGA
- a CDS encoding LysR family transcriptional regulator has protein sequence MSRQPDVTLTQLRYFAEAASALSMTRAAEELRVAQSAVSSAVAQLERQVGTPLFLRRHARGLVLTAAGEELLRDVRELLAHVGEVLDAARGRGEEVRGHITLACMVTLVPFVLPELLADLGATCPGLEVEVLELEAAAVSSALRSGTVEVAVTYELGLGPDVAREVVAEVPPYVVLPPGHRLAAREDVRLADLADEPMVLLDLPHSREYFRELLAAAGAPPRIAYRSSSVEAVRGMVARGLGFSLLNQRPVLDGTYGGGRVEARPVAGEVPSLSVVVAWMESARRTARARAVTDSAREIARRLGSGRAAPGDEHL, from the coding sequence GTGAGCCGCCAACCGGACGTCACGCTGACCCAGCTGCGGTACTTCGCCGAGGCCGCGTCGGCGCTGAGCATGACCCGCGCCGCCGAGGAGCTGCGGGTGGCGCAGTCGGCGGTGTCGTCGGCGGTCGCCCAGCTGGAGCGTCAGGTCGGCACCCCGTTGTTCCTGCGCCGGCACGCTCGCGGGCTCGTGCTGACCGCAGCGGGTGAGGAGCTCCTGCGGGACGTGCGGGAGCTCCTCGCCCACGTCGGGGAGGTGCTCGACGCGGCTCGCGGCCGGGGCGAGGAGGTGCGCGGCCACATCACGCTGGCCTGCATGGTGACCCTCGTCCCGTTCGTGCTGCCGGAGCTGCTGGCGGACCTGGGTGCGACCTGTCCGGGGCTCGAGGTGGAGGTGCTGGAGCTCGAGGCGGCCGCGGTGAGCTCCGCGCTGCGCAGCGGCACCGTCGAGGTGGCCGTGACCTACGAGCTGGGGCTGGGGCCGGATGTGGCCCGCGAGGTCGTCGCCGAGGTGCCGCCCTACGTCGTCCTGCCGCCCGGGCACCGGCTCGCCGCGCGGGAAGATGTGCGCTTGGCCGACCTGGCCGACGAGCCGATGGTGCTGCTGGATCTCCCGCACAGCCGGGAGTACTTCCGCGAGCTGCTGGCCGCGGCCGGCGCACCACCGCGGATCGCTTATCGGTCGTCGAGCGTCGAGGCGGTGCGCGGGATGGTCGCCCGGGGCCTCGGGTTCTCCCTGCTCAACCAGCGGCCGGTGCTCGACGGGACCTACGGCGGTGGGCGGGTCGAGGCCCGTCCGGTGGCCGGCGAGGTTCCGTCGCTGTCGGTCGTCGTGGCGTGGATGGAGTCGGCCCGGCGGACCGCCCGGGCCCGGGCCGTGACCGACAGCGCCCGGGAGATCGCCCGGCGGCTCGGCTCCGGCCGCGCGGCGCCCGGGGACGAGCATCTTTGA
- a CDS encoding replication protein RepA has protein sequence MAGTPSRDLRLLRAAAELWDQDEQEIGFLARLFTQTSLPYRDPGDKPRWERRNGDLTLSVRPGSTGYPYGAMPRLLLNWLSTEALRTKSRDLVLGRNLSDFMRQLGLTPTGGKNGTITRLMKQSDRLFQASLAVRWEGENRVAGGQMNVASEYNLWSRPSDDPEAHTLFPSVVRLSGDFFDEVTNHPVPIDLGALRALRGSALRLDIYCWLTYRMSYLRRPSTVSWDTLRAQFGSELADTKQGRGQFRRDFAKHLREVLLVYRDANVETTEAGVTLSPSRTHVPFKGLRDIARSPYELESPPFGQALAQ, from the coding sequence ATGGCGGGCACACCCAGTCGGGACCTCAGGCTGCTGCGGGCGGCGGCCGAGCTGTGGGATCAGGACGAGCAGGAGATCGGTTTCCTGGCCAGACTGTTCACCCAGACGTCGCTGCCCTACCGCGACCCAGGCGACAAGCCGCGCTGGGAGCGCCGTAACGGTGACCTGACGCTGAGCGTGCGGCCGGGGTCGACGGGCTATCCCTACGGTGCGATGCCGCGGCTGCTGCTGAACTGGCTCTCGACCGAGGCGCTTCGGACCAAGAGTCGGGATCTGGTCCTGGGGCGCAACCTGAGTGACTTCATGCGTCAGCTCGGTCTGACCCCGACCGGTGGGAAGAACGGGACGATCACCCGCCTGATGAAGCAGAGCGATCGCCTGTTCCAGGCTTCCCTCGCCGTGCGGTGGGAGGGCGAGAACCGGGTCGCCGGTGGGCAGATGAACGTCGCCAGTGAGTATAATCTGTGGTCGCGTCCGTCCGATGATCCCGAGGCGCACACGTTGTTCCCGTCCGTCGTGCGTCTGTCGGGGGACTTTTTCGACGAGGTCACCAACCATCCGGTGCCGATAGATCTCGGGGCATTGCGTGCGCTGCGGGGTAGTGCTCTGCGGTTGGACATCTATTGCTGGTTGACCTATCGCATGAGCTATCTGCGTCGGCCCTCGACGGTGTCGTGGGACACGTTGCGTGCCCAGTTCGGTTCCGAGCTGGCAGATACCAAGCAGGGGCGTGGGCAGTTCCGCCGGGATTTCGCCAAGCATCTGCGTGAGGTGCTTCTGGTCTATCGCGACGCAAATGTCGAGACCACCGAGGCCGGGGTGACGCTGTCTCCGAGCCGGACGCATGTGCCGTTCAAGGGTCTTCGCGACATCGCGCGCAGCCCCTACGAGCTGGAGTCTCCGCCGTTCGGGCAGGCGCTGGCTCAGTAG
- a CDS encoding ParA family protein, translating into MARVHVIANQKGGVGKTTVTVNLAAVVADTLGGTADSSPVLGVSTDPQASMLEWAQRVGDELPFDFEQCHDNPRLLGKLREIQQYSHIFVDTPGSLEDESILQTVLTQADDVIVPLEPEPMSFSPATRSIQRVIEPAGVPWRVLLNNWDPRDGSGDLDQTREYVAARRWPTFHTVIRHYKLHTRASAEGVTVVQYAKNRVALEARQDFFRLALEVLGSSGEGPRHSTDVNGVYTETGE; encoded by the coding sequence ATGGCGCGCGTGCACGTAATCGCCAACCAAAAGGGCGGGGTCGGCAAGACCACGGTCACCGTGAATCTCGCAGCAGTAGTCGCCGACACCCTCGGAGGGACCGCCGACTCGTCACCGGTGCTGGGGGTCTCGACCGACCCGCAGGCCTCGATGCTCGAGTGGGCTCAGCGGGTCGGCGACGAGCTGCCGTTCGACTTCGAGCAGTGCCACGACAACCCCAGACTCCTGGGGAAGCTGCGCGAGATCCAGCAGTACTCACACATCTTCGTCGACACCCCGGGCAGTCTGGAGGACGAGTCGATTCTGCAGACCGTTCTGACCCAGGCCGACGACGTCATCGTTCCCCTGGAGCCGGAGCCGATGTCGTTCTCACCGGCCACCCGCTCCATCCAGCGCGTCATCGAACCGGCTGGGGTGCCCTGGCGGGTCCTGCTCAACAACTGGGACCCCCGCGACGGGTCCGGCGACCTCGATCAGACTCGCGAGTACGTCGCCGCCCGCCGCTGGCCGACGTTCCACACCGTGATCCGCCACTACAAGCTCCACACCCGGGCGTCGGCCGAAGGCGTCACCGTCGTCCAGTACGCCAAGAACCGGGTCGCGCTCGAAGCGCGCCAGGACTTCTTCCGGCTCGCCCTCGAAGTCCTCGGCAGCAGCGGAGAAGGCCCCCGGCACTCCACCGACGTAAACGGCGTTTACACCGAGACCGGGGAGTGA
- a CDS encoding ParB/RepB/Spo0J family partition protein produces the protein MGKRVNLAELANEDVPGDYTPPPPPEPTPIRGSGPTAVPAPAAAPTPEPGPETSMLTVTEIVANPLNQRAVDDMDDADFYELVSTIRGHGVLQPIVVCSASAFLSRYPGHESDLKDARWVALIGNRRLRAAAVAGLTQMPALINDDRVASMYEVMLVENSHRKALGPLHEAEAMQRLLSEAEISQRALAGRIGRTPMYVSQRMALLGLIPSLREALEQGSLKVEQGRQFGGLPEDEQEAIAAAGPPYRKQPLPGTQTETTEMPRRTRRSIAVSSPARAAASIREIFTETERAELIRLLSELAPPTLADPETAGSGSAAPPTDSAG, from the coding sequence GTGGGTAAGCGCGTCAACCTCGCCGAGCTCGCCAACGAAGACGTACCCGGCGACTACACCCCGCCGCCCCCACCGGAGCCCACCCCCATCCGGGGTAGTGGACCGACCGCGGTCCCCGCCCCGGCCGCCGCCCCCACTCCGGAACCGGGGCCCGAGACCTCCATGCTCACGGTCACCGAGATCGTGGCCAACCCGCTCAACCAGCGCGCCGTCGACGACATGGACGACGCGGACTTCTACGAGCTCGTCTCCACCATCCGCGGTCATGGCGTCCTGCAGCCGATCGTGGTGTGCTCTGCGTCTGCGTTCCTGAGCCGCTACCCCGGACACGAGAGCGACCTCAAAGACGCGCGGTGGGTGGCGCTGATCGGTAACCGACGGCTGCGGGCCGCCGCCGTCGCCGGCCTGACCCAGATGCCGGCGCTGATCAATGACGACCGCGTCGCCTCGATGTACGAGGTCATGCTCGTCGAGAACAGCCACCGCAAGGCGCTCGGACCCCTGCACGAAGCTGAGGCGATGCAGCGGCTGCTCTCCGAAGCCGAGATCTCACAACGCGCACTGGCCGGTCGCATCGGCCGCACCCCGATGTACGTCAGCCAGCGAATGGCACTACTCGGCCTGATCCCCAGCCTCCGCGAGGCCCTGGAACAGGGCAGCCTCAAAGTCGAGCAAGGACGCCAGTTCGGCGGACTGCCCGAAGACGAACAGGAAGCCATCGCCGCAGCCGGCCCGCCCTACCGCAAGCAGCCGCTCCCCGGCACCCAGACCGAGACCACCGAGATGCCACGTCGCACCCGACGCAGCATCGCGGTCTCCAGCCCCGCACGCGCGGCAGCGTCGATCCGCGAGATCTTCACCGAGACCGAACGCGCCGAGCTCATCCGATTGCTCTCCGAACTCGCCCCACCGACCCTCGCGGACCCGGAGACCGCCGGCTCCGGCAGCGCCGCGCCTCCCACCGACAGCGCCGGCTGA
- a CDS encoding bifunctional DNA primase/polymerase codes for MTTPDPSGTESAPPSTDSAGVSGSPTTGRGLRLPGSATRRDATTHRKDETVHIRPTANRYCPPSPSCEPVHTPQDADHTSRPTSAPQVRHLQELRRAALDAAAGGRHVVEVSLYSTIPALHGERSCRPRGVCHAAHQHCEQRATRDPHQTRRLSSSTDCGVGIACSRAGLVVIEVDTTTAPDEDGATTGRQILTRVAAPGHDVTDTHAVTTSSVIDGTARDTPRCHQRAPWGALGLVASAPPTARQRRAATAATSPRTRPAGDPR; via the coding sequence ATGACCACACCCGACCCCTCGGGGACCGAATCCGCCCCGCCGAGCACCGACAGCGCAGGCGTCTCCGGCAGCCCCACCACGGGCCGGGGCCTCCGCCTCCCGGGCTCGGCGACCCGGCGCGACGCCACGACCCATCGGAAGGACGAGACCGTGCACATCCGCCCCACCGCGAACAGGTACTGCCCACCGAGCCCGAGCTGCGAGCCCGTACACACCCCACAAGATGCCGACCACACCTCCCGACCCACCTCCGCCCCACAGGTCCGACACCTCCAGGAACTGCGCCGGGCCGCACTCGACGCCGCCGCAGGCGGCCGACACGTCGTCGAGGTCAGCCTCTACTCGACGATCCCCGCTCTCCACGGCGAGAGGAGCTGCCGTCCCCGCGGGGTCTGCCACGCCGCCCATCAGCACTGCGAGCAACGCGCCACCCGCGACCCCCACCAGACCCGGCGCTTGTCGAGCAGCACCGACTGCGGCGTCGGCATCGCCTGCAGCCGCGCCGGACTCGTCGTGATCGAGGTCGACACCACGACCGCACCGGACGAGGACGGCGCCACCACCGGCCGACAGATCCTCACCCGCGTCGCCGCCCCCGGCCACGACGTCACCGACACTCACGCCGTCACCACGTCCTCGGTCATCGACGGGACGGCACGGGACACGCCGCGCTGTCATCAACGAGCCCCCTGGGGAGCCCTCGGACTCGTCGCCTCAGCGCCCCCTACGGCGCGTCAACGACGAGCAGCTACGGCTGCGACCTCACCGAGGACGAGGCCGGCGGGCGATCCCCGATGA
- a CDS encoding bifunctional DNA primase/polymerase, with product MTGRDPFLNAALNAANRGWAVFPLVPGHKTPAVRGWEQRATTDRRRIYRWWAGGAGFNVGIACGPSGLVVIDLDDGGGDEAPEEFAGAGGGVDVFAMLAAAAGASVPADTYTVSTPSGRHLYFQAPSDHELRNSAGMLGWRVDTRSAGGYVVAAGSDRESGAYRILRQRPVAALPEWLRCALTPTPRSPGSRPGSSPEMSPRRASAYVRAIIDGEAQTVAEAQTGIRHDTLLAAARTLGRLVGGGELTVYHARTALREAAAGHVGVDGCTAREVEQTIADGLAFGQQLPRQIRATAPTS from the coding sequence ATGACCGGCCGGGACCCGTTCCTCAACGCCGCGTTGAATGCCGCCAACCGAGGGTGGGCGGTGTTCCCGCTGGTGCCGGGGCACAAGACCCCGGCAGTACGGGGCTGGGAACAACGGGCGACGACCGACCGGCGACGGATCTACCGGTGGTGGGCCGGTGGGGCCGGGTTCAACGTCGGGATCGCCTGCGGGCCATCGGGACTGGTAGTGATCGACCTGGATGACGGTGGCGGCGACGAGGCGCCTGAGGAGTTCGCCGGGGCCGGCGGTGGAGTGGACGTGTTCGCGATGCTCGCGGCGGCGGCCGGCGCATCGGTACCTGCTGATACCTACACGGTCTCGACTCCGTCCGGACGCCATCTGTACTTCCAGGCTCCGAGCGATCACGAGCTGCGCAACAGCGCCGGAATGCTGGGATGGCGCGTGGACACTCGCTCGGCTGGCGGCTACGTGGTCGCAGCAGGCTCCGACCGCGAGAGCGGTGCTTATCGGATCCTGCGGCAACGACCGGTGGCCGCACTACCGGAGTGGTTAAGGTGTGCGTTGACCCCGACGCCGCGGAGTCCGGGGTCGCGGCCCGGGTCCTCACCAGAGATGTCGCCACGGCGCGCGAGCGCCTACGTCCGCGCGATCATCGATGGTGAGGCGCAGACGGTGGCCGAGGCCCAGACCGGGATACGCCACGACACGCTGCTGGCCGCAGCACGTACCCTCGGGCGCCTGGTCGGCGGCGGGGAGTTGACTGTGTACCACGCCCGTACGGCACTGCGGGAGGCCGCGGCCGGGCACGTCGGCGTCGATGGCTGCACGGCCCGAGAGGTCGAGCAAACCATCGCCGATGGACTCGCATTCGGGCAGCAGCTGCCGCGCCAGATCCGCGCCACCGCACCAACTTCGTGA
- a CDS encoding IS110 family transposase: MTELRGLGDLTAAKILARVEDVHRFRSAAAFATACPGPGTASSTAACTSWPSADPARRARPDLLPAKARRGKEPQGSHALPEKTTVRHGLPRTVSRRGTC; the protein is encoded by the coding sequence CTGACCGAGCTGCGCGGCCTCGGTGATCTGACCGCCGCCAAGATCCTCGCTCGCGTCGAGGACGTGCACCGGTTCCGCTCGGCGGCAGCGTTCGCCACCGCCTGTCCCGGGCCGGGGACCGCCAGCTCAACTGCTGCCTGCACATCATGGCCATCAGCCGATCCGGCACGACGGGCCAGGCCGGACCTACTACCGGCGAAAGCGCGCCGCGGGAAAGAGCCACAAGGAAGCCATGCGCTGCCTGAAAAGACGACTGTCCGACACGGTCTACCGCGCACTGTGTCGCGACGCGGCACGTGTTGA
- a CDS encoding IclR family transcriptional regulator: MTVEDQPPSILSKAFDLLNAFNANERVMTLNELTEAAGLPKSTVHRLLARLMDLGAIEPHRSGYKIGLTMFRIGSMPPAINMRDRAIPSLAALQRFTRQTVHFAVLRDLDVVYLEKLPVGQSPSVLSAIGARLPANCTAVGKALLAHEDLDELAETLPLTLPRLTPYSIQDRDSFLKELIEVRRSGLSSESEEAQPGLACVGAPIIVNEFAVAALSASYRIGHPLPRGTYSMIRETAVSIAESVKLALADGRSYHFPREF, translated from the coding sequence GTGACCGTCGAGGACCAGCCGCCGTCCATCCTGTCGAAGGCGTTCGACCTTTTGAACGCCTTCAACGCCAACGAGCGGGTGATGACGCTCAACGAGCTGACCGAGGCGGCCGGCCTGCCGAAGTCGACGGTGCACCGGCTGCTGGCCCGCCTCATGGACCTCGGCGCCATCGAACCGCACCGTTCGGGCTACAAGATCGGCCTGACGATGTTCCGCATCGGATCGATGCCGCCCGCGATCAACATGCGCGACCGGGCGATCCCGAGTCTGGCCGCCCTCCAGCGTTTCACCCGGCAGACCGTGCACTTCGCCGTCCTGCGCGACCTCGACGTCGTGTATCTGGAGAAGCTCCCGGTGGGCCAGTCCCCGTCGGTGCTGTCCGCCATCGGGGCCCGGCTGCCCGCGAACTGCACCGCGGTGGGCAAGGCCCTGCTCGCCCACGAGGACCTTGACGAGCTCGCCGAGACGTTGCCACTGACACTCCCCCGCCTGACGCCGTACTCGATCCAGGACCGCGACTCCTTCCTGAAGGAGCTGATCGAAGTCCGCCGCTCGGGCCTCTCCTCGGAGAGCGAGGAGGCACAGCCGGGTCTGGCCTGCGTGGGCGCACCGATCATCGTTAACGAGTTCGCCGTCGCGGCACTCTCCGCGTCGTACCGGATCGGTCACCCGCTCCCCCGTGGCACGTACTCCATGATCCGGGAGACGGCCGTATCCATCGCCGAGTCAGTGAAACTGGCCCTCGCCGACGGCAGGTCATACCACTTCCCGCGTGAGTTCTGA